Within the Corynebacterium sp. sy039 genome, the region TTTGACTATCAGAATCTAAATTCATACTTGTTGGTTAACCATGATGAACAATTGCAGGTTTATCAGACCATTGCTCGTAGGCTCTTAATAGAAGATGCTAAGAACCCACGCGTAATGAAACCAACAAAATTCATTAATGAGCATGATCCACATGATGAACCCGTCGATGTCGTATTGATCGATGAAGCGCATCTCCTTTGGACTCAAGGAAAACAATCCTACCGTGGCGAAAACCAACTGAAGGATATTATGCAACGCGCCCGTATCGTCGTTGCGATTTTTGATCCAGCGCAAGCATTAGCTGGTAACCAGTATTGGGATGAACAGAATAAAGCTTGGCTTGATAAGCATGAGACTATTACACTTAAGGGGCAGATGCGCATTGACTCTGACGGTCCGGCTTGCCAATGGATAGAGGATTTCGGTCGTCGCGGTGTTATCGGGAATATTCCATCTGATGACAAATATCAAATTAAGATTTTCTCAAGTCCAAACGACTTGCACGAGGCGATTCGTTTAAAGGCTACCGATAACTCTGAAGTGGAAAATGGTATTTCTCGGCTTTTAGCAACCTACGATTGGCCATATAACGCAAATAAGAAAAAAGAAGACGATGGTTCAGGTTCGAAAACCTGGGACGTTGTTATCGGAGACTGGGCTATGCCATGGAACTACCAAGTTGAGTTTTCATATAAAGAGAAAGTTGAAAATAGAGGTCGTTCCTGGGCAGAAAAGAAGAAAACCATCAATGAAGTGGGATCAATCTTCACTATTCAGGGATTTGACCTGAACTACGCAGGCGTCATCATTGGACCCTCCGTGAAATTTCGAGATGGAAAAGTAGTTTTTGACAGGGACGCGAGCCATAACCAAAACGTTACGAAGAAACGTACTATTTCTGATGGTTCAAAGGTAGAGCTGCACGATGAACTGCTGCAAAACCAGCTCAACGTTCTTCTGACACGTGGCGTACATGGGTTGTACATATACGCGGTTGATGAGGAGTTACAAGCTGAACTGCTGCGCGCTCAAAACCGCCTCTTATAACCCCTCCACCCCACCCAAAACTCTGCGTTCTTGATCCCTAGTTTCTTGGGGTGGAATTGTGGGTCGAGTCCTTGGGCGCGTTGGAGTCGATAGTCTTTGAGGGCGGTGATAACTACCCTGTGTAGTGCAACAATGATGATGAGGTTGAACCAGGCGAGACTGCCCATGCCGATGTCGCCTAGTAGCCAGGCGGCGCCGGGTGTGCTGGTGGCTCCGATGAACATGGCGGCGATAATCGTGCCTTGGGCTATGCGTCGGGAGAACGATATGCGTTGGGAGAACGGGGCAGCGACCCGAGGAAGCTGAGTGCCATAACCTCGCCGCTTAACCCCACTTCGCAGCAAGAATGACAGGTTTGTTTCGGCAAGGTAGTAGCAGGCAACGGCACTGGTGAATCCGAAGAAACAGATGGCGATGGCGACGAATGCAGGTCCTGTGCCGGCGATGAAGGTGTCGAGCCCGGCTTGGACGTAGTTTGGTCCTGCGGGGGTGTTGTCGCCGAGTGCGCCGTGGTAGAGCAGTGGGGTGTTGCCGGATGCGTCGGTGGAGCTGTATACGTTGAACATATCGGTGGAGATGATGATGAAGGCTGTGGCGGAGCATACGAGTAGCGTGTCGACGTAAACTGATACGGCTTGGACAAAGCCTTGTTTGACGGGGTGGCTGACTTCGGCGGAGCCTGCGAACATGGCGCCGTTTCCTTGTCCGGCTTCGTTGGAATATACGCCGCGTCGGATTCCCCAGGCAAAGGCGGAGCCTGTGATGCCGGCGAAGATTTCTTCTTTGCCGAAGGCGGACTTGAAAATGAGCTCACATACTTCTGGTATGCGTGTGGCGTGGCTGAGCATGATGATGAGTGCGATGATGATGTAGGTGCTTGCCATGAAGGGGACGATGAAACTGGCGAATTGGGCGATGCGTTGTATACCGCCGACGACAATCACTGCCAGTAGTAGTGCGAGGATTAACCCGATCAGGCGGGCGTCGAGGTGCCAGACGGTGGTGACTGCATTGGCGATGCCATTGGCTTGCATGGATGGGAGGAAGAATATGGTGGCTATGGCGTGGATTGCTGCCACGACGAGGGCAAGGATCTTGAGGATGGGTGCGGCTTTGGTGTGGGCGTAGGCTTTTTCGATGTAGAAGGCAGGTCCGCCTCGGTATTGCCCTGTTTCGGGGTCGCGTTCTTTGTAGATTTGTGCGAGGGTGCATTCGATAAAGGAGGTGGCGGCGCCAAGGAATCCCATGACCCACATCCAGAATACTGCACCTGGTCCGCCGAAGGCGATGGCGGTGGCGACTCCGGCTATGTTGCCAATCCCGACGCGAGCTGCCATGGATACCATAAGTGTTTGGAATGGGGAGAGTCCGTCTTGTGATGCTTTTTCGCGTCGGATTTGTCGGAAGAAGTCGGGTAAGCCGAGTACCTGTATGAGTCCGGTTCTTAGGGTGAAGAATATCCCGGCGGCAAGGAAGAGCATAACGAGTGGGGTTGACCAGATGGTGTCGTTGATGGTGGTGAGTAGCTCGGCCATATGGGTTCCTTTTCTTGCAGGGTGTTTGCGCGGCTGTCTGTACTTGTTGGTATGTGCCAGCATTTGCTGTTTTAGTGCTGGTGGGTGTTGTAGTGTTGTGCTTGCTATAGTGTTTACATCATAACTATTTAATGACAGATATCTTAGTCTTGTTTTAGCTTTGGGAGTAAAAATGATCACAGTCATGCAACCGGATCCGAAAGTCACCCTCGACAGATTCCAGACTTGGTTGCAGGAGGCTGGGCAGGAAATACAACTCATTGCGCTCTATGAACAGCCAGTTCCACAATTAGGAGAATGTGGTGAGGCGCTCCTTATCCTTGGTGGCACTATGGATGCTCTCGACGCTCAGCAGTCCCCGTGGTTGCCTGATCTTCATCGCCTGCTGCGCCAGGCTTTGGCTCAGAATGTCCCGGTCATGGGCATTTGTTTAGGGCACCAAATCATTGCTGACTGCTTTGGTGGTGAAGTGGTGGTGAATAGTCGCACTCATGCCGAAGAGGGCGTGCGCGAAATTGTTTTGACCTCAGCTGGTCAGGCAGATCCTATTTTGGGTGCCCTCGACGCTAAAGCCCACCTGCCACTCTCGCACCACGATGCGGTAACTGTGTTGCCTGCAGGTGCCACGCTCTTAGCATCTAGTGCTGCTTGTCCGCTGCAAAGTTTCCGACTCGGTTCTATCACTGCAGTGCAATTCCACCCTGAGGCTTCACCACGTACTGCTGGTTATTGGGCATCGCTTTCCGGAGGTGATGAAACCTGGTATCGCGAGGAACAAGAAAAATATGACGCTGATATTCAGCGCAATGGCAAAGCTCTAGCAGCGGCCTTTGCTGCGAGTGTGACTGTAGCGGATAATAAAAATTCATGATTGCGCGCAATGTAAAAATATCGGGAAAAGCAATGGTCCTGGCTGTTGCTCTTTTATTGAGTAGCCTGGTGGATGAGATATTCGCTACTGCTGTGCTGCTAAAAATCTCTGCAATAGATGCCCGAATGTCGGTAACTCTATTTCTCGTAGTAACTATCGGCGCTCTCATGGCAGGTCCATTAAGTTCTCGACTCCTTGTTCGCATAGCACATCGTCGTGCAATTATTTTCGCAGTGTTTCTCTGTGAAGGCAGTGTCATGGCGTTATCAGCTACGCTTTTCGACGCTCCGCATATGCTCATTTTCAGCTCAGGATTAATGGGATTGTTGGGGGCACTCTTGTGGGCTGTCATTATGGTGATCATCGCGGATTCTTTCGAGGGAAAGCGTTTTGACCAGGTCAATAGTGTGATAACCACAATGAGAAATCTAGGCTTTGTGACCGGTCCCGCCTGTACTGGGTTCCTATTTCATGTGGGATTTTCCGCAGTGGTGGCATTGGTGGCTGCTATCGCTTTCCTTAGCGCTGCACTATGTGCAATACGCTGGTCGGATATTTTTCCTGGAGTGACGGCTAATAAAACTGAAACACAACAGCAGAAGAAGCATAATTTTCTTTCCGGTCTTGTGGAACTACTTGGTGACACACGCCTGAGGAATCGCCTGATAACACCATTGTGCACTGTATTTTTCGGTTCAGTCGTGAATGTGGGAGTAGTGCTTTATGTTCTCAATATGCGTGACATGGGGACAATGGTGTTTGGTGCAATTGGTACCGCAATAAGTACCGGACTGGTACTTGGACCACTTGCGCTTGAATTGTGCTCAATTAGACTACGAACCCAATCAGGTTTGGCTTTAGGTGCGCTACTGACTGCTTTAGGAATCGGCGGTATCTTTTTGCCCTGGTCGTGGCTCGGATTATGCCTTGGTGGATTATTGCTAGGCATTGGTAATGGGGTGCAGAATGTGTATTTCAATCGCTTCATGAAAATAACCACTACGGAAGATAACCGTGAAATACGCATTCCGGCATATATTTTCCTCATTTATTGTTTCTCATTGGCGTCTTATTTCTTCGGGTATGTTTTCGACGCTGAAAATGTGGTGTTCATTATGCACACAGGAAGTATCGTTACTGCCGTCCTGGCTGTTTTCGCTTTCCTGCTCAAGGATATACAGCCTGCACCAAAACCCACAGTAGCGTAATCGGCGTGTAATCAGCTATTGCGTGGCATCACCAGGAACGAATCTGCCTACTGTTTCTCCGCCGGGCTGCTGGACGACGCTATGCATAATGGTGTCGGGATAAACATGAACAAAATGCATTCCTTGTCCTGCATCTCGTCCACGCGTGCCACGCTTTGGCGTGAGTAAATCCTGGGTATAGCAGGTTCCCATAGAAACAGATACCGGAATATCGGCAAAAGTAGCAAAAGTTGAATAGTGGACATGACCAGCTAAAATACTGCGAATATCACTACCGTAAATCACTTCTTTCAGCCTATGCTGTCCTCGGAGTTCCACTGACCGAGCTTGTGCTTGGATACATGGAATTGGTGGGTGATGCATGGCCAAAATAGTGCCTTCTGGTGCTGTGCTACGAAGCTCGGTGGCTAACCACTCTAGTTGCGCGTCGCTAAGCTCGCCATAGTGCTGACCAGGGACTGAAGTGTCGAGTGCAATAATGCGTAACCCGCCAAGCCAGTGCACACTATCGCAGGGCGCTAGTGGATTGCTGGGTTGTTCGTCGAGAAGCATATGACGGAAGTTTGTCCGGTCATCATGATTGCCCATAATCCAAATAACGCGCGCGCCCATTCGTTGCGCCACAGGCTCGACCAGTGCACGCAGTGAGGCATAAGCATGCTCCTCGCCATGATCAGTCAAATCGCCAGAGAAAATGAGAGCCTCAGGCGCAATGGCATATTCCGCCACACTCTCCAACAGCTGTGCGAGGTGATCATAATAGCGTGCGACACCATGCAATGTTGTGGTGTGTGGTGCCAGAAAGTGAGTGTCACTGAAATGGACCAGGAAATGTTCTGGCGCTGGGTGTTCTGCAGAGGTAAAAGACATGAAAATCCTTAAGCGTGATTGGTCAGTAGTGGCTGTGCGACGGTATGCCCAGGTATGAGTGTGCCTGGTAGGGTTTCATTGATGATGGTGGCAGGTGGCGCCTGCGCTGAGATTAGGTTAGTAATGTGTTCGATTACTCTCGTGGCAACTCCTGCAACATCAATGCGGTAGGTGGAGATTCCTAACAAGTCAATCCCCGGCATAATACCATCGCAACCGGTTATGGAGAGGTCGTCGGGAATGGCGAAACCGCGTGCCTTGGCCCAACGGATGACCTCGAGTTGGCGGACATCAGAGGGACACATAATTGCAGTAATGGGTGTGTCATTGCGTGGAGTGTCAAGACATTGTGCCAGGTGATTATGCCCATTATCATCGTGATCGGCGTGGATTTGGGTGACCTGAACATTATGTTCCGCTAAGGCGGTTATCATGCTGCTGGCTCGTACCCACTCAGGATAAGACGCTGTTGGTGCTGTGCATATCACCGCAACATGACGATGTCCGTGGTGTGCAACATGATGTGCTAGGCGAGTACCAGCATCAACTTCATCATAGGAAACTGCGTGTATTTTTCCTGTCGGCTCTGGGCGACCAGCACGAATAATGGGGAGTCGATTATGAAACGGCACCAATTTCTCACTGGGAACACTACCTGTGGCAACAATAAGACCAGCGACTTGCATACCTAATAAATGATTCAGACTAGCAATATGCTGCTGCTCATGGCGATCAATAGAAATAGTCATCGAAACCACATTGATCCCTGCAGCTTGAGCTTGTCGCTGTAGTTCGGTAAAAAGCAGCCCATAGGCAGGATTGGCAGCATCGCGCAGGAGCAAACCGACGGTACGAGATTGATGAGAGGCTAATTCACTAGCAATAACATTAGGAACATAACCCAGGCGCTCGGCAACTTCCAGCACTTTCCGACGATTTTCTGCAGACACTTTTTTCTGTCCCAAAAACACACGCGAAACCGAAGAACGAGATACCCCTGCCTCACGAGCAACATCAGCCATAGTAATGCGATTATGTGGTGGAATCATCGTGTGTACCTTTCCGAATGTGCACGTCCATACACTACATACATGGTGACAGTAGAAATGATCATGAGCAAGACCGAGTAAACAAGAGTATTGGCATGAGCTTCAGGACCTACGGCACCAGTGGTATTGGCTTGGATGATAAGCCCTAAGGGCTGATAGCGTGGGTGAGCCAAAAAGACTGCCATATCGTAATCATCAAGCAAACTCGTGATATTTAATGCGGTAACAGCTGCAGTCGCCGGAAAGATTGCGGGCAATGTAATACGTCGGAATATATACAACGGATTCGCGCCCAGCAGAGTGGCAGCTTCTTCGCATGAGGAATTGAGCGAGCTGAATGCCGCCTTGAGCAGGCGTAGCGTGAATGGGATTTTCACGATTACATAGGCAATGAGCAATATGATTGGGGTTCCAGTAAGCACCATGCCACCTAATTGTGCAGTGGGGTGATCGTAACTCATAATCAAACCTAATGCGAGCATTGTCGCTGGTAATAGCCAAGGGATATGTAGTGCATACTCCAGTATTTTTGCAAGTGCGGTGTGATATTTGCTCACTATATGCGCAACAAAAAGCATGAGCACGGTAGCGATGAGGGCAGCCAATACACCATAGCCAACACTGACGACGAAAGGCCGTAGCGCATTGTCGTGAGTAAAGACGCGTATGTAATTCTCTAAGCTCAGGGCGCTGAAATTGAGTTTCCCGTCGGCAATGGCTGCTGGTGACATAAAGGAGAATATGACGATTAGCGCAATGGGAAGGATGTAGAGGAGCCACAGGAAGTAAGCGAGTAGATGAATTAAATTGTTTGCAATGGGATTGTCGATTTTCTGTTTTTGTAGTCGCATGGATACCTTAGAAACAGAGAAATACATTCCCGACTTTTCCAGGTGATTAAACACAACCAGGAGCCCAATGGTGATCAGTCCGAGACTCAATGCTAAAAGTGCAGCCAGTTGTCTAGAGGATTGACTCATGGAAAACGCGAGAACCAGGGGCGTTATCGTCTGAAATTCGCGTCCACCCAGGATTTGTGGCGCGGACAGTGCTCCAAGACCGGTGAGGAAAGTAAGGATAGTGACCGCAAAAAGGGTGGGGGCGAGCGTCGGTAAGACAATGCGACGCAGAATGAGCAAATGCGACGCTCCCATATTCCGAGCCGCCTCAATGGTTTGATTATCTATTTTTCTTAATGCTGCCGAGACAAAGAGGAGGTGATTGGTGGTAGTGGCGAGTGTCATCGTAAAAGCGACAGCCCAGAATCCTTGGAACCAATGCGGGTCTAGTCCCGGAATAAAACTGGATAAGAGTTGTGTGGCAATGCCCTTGGCGCCATAAATGAACTTGTATCCAGCAGCGAGCACTACACCGCCATAGATGAATGTCGTGGCGAAACCTAGCCATAATAATTGTGCACCATAGATACGAAAATACCTGGTGACAAGCACAATGAAAATACCTACGAGATTGTTGCTGACTGAAAGGAAGAGCGCAAGCAACACACTATTTATCAAGGATCTAGTAGCGCGTTGTGATTTTATGAGCTTTTCCACCGCGTCGAAAGAAAAATGCCCATCGGGGAAGAATATGGAAAACAGCAGATTAGCTTGCGGCCAGATAAGGAAAGTGAGAATTGCCCATGCCAAGACAAGGGCAATGAGGCACAGACTGAGTTTTTTCTTCATCTATGCCACCTCAGTATCTGTTTCCGCACTGGCGACGGAGTCAAATTGCAAAACATCAGCCGGATTGATGAACACCGTACATTCCTGACCAACCTGAGGGTAACTCTGCTGGTCATTAGCATAAATAACGCTGAGCTGGCATTGCGGATCCTCGTGCATACTAACAATGGCGGTAGAGGTTATCCCTTGATAGTGCTGTGCGACGACCCTCCCGCGCAAGGGGAGCGCGTGGTGGAAGGGAACAAATGCGATTTTCTCCCCTCTAATATAGCTGCTTGCTTGGGGGCGAAGTGCTGCTCCTTGGTTATTGAGGGCAGTCAGTATGACCTCTGTTAGGGCAGAAGACGCGCCAACAAAATTGCACACAAACTCGGTGGCTGAGCGTTCATAGATTTCTGTAGGGGTTCCGATCTGTTCTATTTTCCCATGATTAAACACCGCGATACGATCGGACATACTGAGTGCTTCTTCTTGGTCATGCGTGACATAAATAGTGGTAATGCCAAATTCGGCTTGTAGCTTTTTAAGTTCTAAGCGCAATTGTTGCCGTAGCGCTGCGTCGAGATTAGACAAAGGCTCGTCGAGGAGAAGAATCTTTGGGCGCATAACAAGGGCACGCGCAATAGCCACTCGTTGCTGCTGACCGCCGGATAGTTCATCGAGATTTTTATCGAGCTCTGTACTGTGCAGTTTCACTTTCTCCGCAATTTCATGTACCCGTTGCGCTATTTCCTTGCGTGGCAGTGAGGCAACTTTTAACCCGAAAGCAATGTTTTCCCGCACACTCATCGACGGAAAGAGTGCATAATTCTGGAAAACCATACCTATATTGCGCTTATTAGGCGCCAGATGCGTAACATCTGTGCCGTCGACGAGTATTTTTCCAGAACGTGGTTCCACAAAACCTGCCAAAGTACGTAGTGTGGTCGATTTACCGCACCCCGATGGACCGAGGAACGTGAAAAATTCACCCTCATTAATGTGTAGGTTGAGATCTTTCACTGCCGTAAAATCTTGAAAAGCGACGTCTATGTTTTGGTAAGTAATCACTGGGGCAATCTTTCCGCTCTGATCTATGCACGTTGATGCTATGCGACGTATGGGGCTGCTGGGTTGCTGCCCTTATAAGTATTCAAGCTCGATTTTTTCGATCCAGGAGTTTATGTTTTCGCGCACAAAATCCCAATCAATATCTTGTTGGGTTAATTCATTGTGAAAATTAACAATGGCTGGGTCAGCTTGCGCAATAGCATCTTTATTGGCGGGCATAGAGTTGAATTGTGCCGACCATGCTATCTGCGTTTGGGCGCTACCAAACCAGTCGATAAACTTTTGTGCTTGTTCTGTGCGGTCACTGCCATTGACAATCCCAATTTGTTCAACGGCATAAGGTACTCCTACCTTTGGTTTTACAATTCCAGTTGTGATTTTGTACTCTTGCTCAAAAGCTGGAATACCCGAAGACCACATTTGCCCCATATCGACCTCCCCGTCTTTCATTCGGGCGTAGAGGTCAGTATCTGGAACAGAAGGGGAGCCATTGGCAAAGAATGATTCAATCTGCTTCCATCCTTTGTCTGATACCCCAAGCTCACCACTATCATCTCTAAAACGTGACAGGATTCCGGCAACTACAAGTGCTGTGGTCGCACCCCCAAGACCCGACTCAGTTTGGTAGCGACCATGGAATTTTTCTTTTGTGCCTAGATCAGTCCAATCCTGTGGTGCTTCTTCTGGGCTGAGTTTATCGGCATTATAGGCTAACACGATACCTTGTTGAACCAGTGG harbors:
- a CDS encoding DUF2075 domain-containing protein; its protein translation is MNKDAQQLILVQGAAGTGKTVLLSSLFYDLFQGGSDRETDVFDYQNLNSYLLVNHDEQLQVYQTIARRLLIEDAKNPRVMKPTKFINEHDPHDEPVDVVLIDEAHLLWTQGKQSYRGENQLKDIMQRARIVVAIFDPAQALAGNQYWDEQNKAWLDKHETITLKGQMRIDSDGPACQWIEDFGRRGVIGNIPSDDKYQIKIFSSPNDLHEAIRLKATDNSEVENGISRLLATYDWPYNANKKKEDDGSGSKTWDVVIGDWAMPWNYQVEFSYKEKVENRGRSWAEKKKTINEVGSIFTIQGFDLNYAGVIIGPSVKFRDGKVVFDRDASHNQNVTKKRTISDGSKVELHDELLQNQLNVLLTRGVHGLYIYAVDEELQAELLRAQNRLL
- a CDS encoding sodium:alanine symporter family protein, producing MAELLTTINDTIWSTPLVMLFLAAGIFFTLRTGLIQVLGLPDFFRQIRREKASQDGLSPFQTLMVSMAARVGIGNIAGVATAIAFGGPGAVFWMWVMGFLGAATSFIECTLAQIYKERDPETGQYRGGPAFYIEKAYAHTKAAPILKILALVVAAIHAIATIFFLPSMQANGIANAVTTVWHLDARLIGLILALLLAVIVVGGIQRIAQFASFIVPFMASTYIIIALIIMLSHATRIPEVCELIFKSAFGKEEIFAGITGSAFAWGIRRGVYSNEAGQGNGAMFAGSAEVSHPVKQGFVQAVSVYVDTLLVCSATAFIIISTDMFNVYSSTDASGNTPLLYHGALGDNTPAGPNYVQAGLDTFIAGTGPAFVAIAICFFGFTSAVACYYLAETNLSFLLRSGVKRRGYGTQLPRVAAPFSQRISFSRRIAQGTIIAAMFIGATSTPGAAWLLGDIGMGSLAWFNLIIIVALHRVVITALKDYRLQRAQGLDPQFHPKKLGIKNAEFWVGWRGYKRRF
- a CDS encoding type 1 glutamine amidotransferase; translation: MITVMQPDPKVTLDRFQTWLQEAGQEIQLIALYEQPVPQLGECGEALLILGGTMDALDAQQSPWLPDLHRLLRQALAQNVPVMGICLGHQIIADCFGGEVVVNSRTHAEEGVREIVLTSAGQADPILGALDAKAHLPLSHHDAVTVLPAGATLLASSAACPLQSFRLGSITAVQFHPEASPRTAGYWASLSGGDETWYREEQEKYDADIQRNGKALAAAFAASVTVADNKNS
- a CDS encoding MFS transporter is translated as MIARNVKISGKAMVLAVALLLSSLVDEIFATAVLLKISAIDARMSVTLFLVVTIGALMAGPLSSRLLVRIAHRRAIIFAVFLCEGSVMALSATLFDAPHMLIFSSGLMGLLGALLWAVIMVIIADSFEGKRFDQVNSVITTMRNLGFVTGPACTGFLFHVGFSAVVALVAAIAFLSAALCAIRWSDIFPGVTANKTETQQQKKHNFLSGLVELLGDTRLRNRLITPLCTVFFGSVVNVGVVLYVLNMRDMGTMVFGAIGTAISTGLVLGPLALELCSIRLRTQSGLALGALLTALGIGGIFLPWSWLGLCLGGLLLGIGNGVQNVYFNRFMKITTTEDNREIRIPAYIFLIYCFSLASYFFGYVFDAENVVFIMHTGSIVTAVLAVFAFLLKDIQPAPKPTVA
- a CDS encoding metallophosphoesterase, whose product is MSFTSAEHPAPEHFLVHFSDTHFLAPHTTTLHGVARYYDHLAQLLESVAEYAIAPEALIFSGDLTDHGEEHAYASLRALVEPVAQRMGARVIWIMGNHDDRTNFRHMLLDEQPSNPLAPCDSVHWLGGLRIIALDTSVPGQHYGELSDAQLEWLATELRSTAPEGTILAMHHPPIPCIQAQARSVELRGQHRLKEVIYGSDIRSILAGHVHYSTFATFADIPVSVSMGTCYTQDLLTPKRGTRGRDAGQGMHFVHVYPDTIMHSVVQQPGGETVGRFVPGDATQ
- a CDS encoding LacI family DNA-binding transcriptional regulator; this encodes MIPPHNRITMADVAREAGVSRSSVSRVFLGQKKVSAENRRKVLEVAERLGYVPNVIASELASHQSRTVGLLLRDAANPAYGLLFTELQRQAQAAGINVVSMTISIDRHEQQHIASLNHLLGMQVAGLIVATGSVPSEKLVPFHNRLPIIRAGRPEPTGKIHAVSYDEVDAGTRLAHHVAHHGHRHVAVICTAPTASYPEWVRASSMITALAEHNVQVTQIHADHDDNGHNHLAQCLDTPRNDTPITAIMCPSDVRQLEVIRWAKARGFAIPDDLSITGCDGIMPGIDLLGISTYRIDVAGVATRVIEHITNLISAQAPPATIINETLPGTLIPGHTVAQPLLTNHA
- a CDS encoding iron ABC transporter permease, with the protein product MKKKLSLCLIALVLAWAILTFLIWPQANLLFSIFFPDGHFSFDAVEKLIKSQRATRSLINSVLLALFLSVSNNLVGIFIVLVTRYFRIYGAQLLWLGFATTFIYGGVVLAAGYKFIYGAKGIATQLLSSFIPGLDPHWFQGFWAVAFTMTLATTTNHLLFVSAALRKIDNQTIEAARNMGASHLLILRRIVLPTLAPTLFAVTILTFLTGLGALSAPQILGGREFQTITPLVLAFSMSQSSRQLAALLALSLGLITIGLLVVFNHLEKSGMYFSVSKVSMRLQKQKIDNPIANNLIHLLAYFLWLLYILPIALIVIFSFMSPAAIADGKLNFSALSLENYIRVFTHDNALRPFVVSVGYGVLAALIATVLMLFVAHIVSKYHTALAKILEYALHIPWLLPATMLALGLIMSYDHPTAQLGGMVLTGTPIILLIAYVIVKIPFTLRLLKAAFSSLNSSCEEAATLLGANPLYIFRRITLPAIFPATAAVTALNITSLLDDYDMAVFLAHPRYQPLGLIIQANTTGAVGPEAHANTLVYSVLLMIISTVTMYVVYGRAHSERYTR
- a CDS encoding ABC transporter ATP-binding protein, with amino-acid sequence MITYQNIDVAFQDFTAVKDLNLHINEGEFFTFLGPSGCGKSTTLRTLAGFVEPRSGKILVDGTDVTHLAPNKRNIGMVFQNYALFPSMSVRENIAFGLKVASLPRKEIAQRVHEIAEKVKLHSTELDKNLDELSGGQQQRVAIARALVMRPKILLLDEPLSNLDAALRQQLRLELKKLQAEFGITTIYVTHDQEEALSMSDRIAVFNHGKIEQIGTPTEIYERSATEFVCNFVGASSALTEVILTALNNQGAALRPQASSYIRGEKIAFVPFHHALPLRGRVVAQHYQGITSTAIVSMHEDPQCQLSVIYANDQQSYPQVGQECTVFINPADVLQFDSVASAETDTEVA
- a CDS encoding extracellular solute-binding protein gives rise to the protein MKKKVLATFSAATLVFSLTACAQSSDTETAHSSDNALVVYTNSNADGRAQWLTEEAKKAGFDIQIVGQGGSDTTNKLIAEQGNPVADIVFGLNNMYFEQLESEDILLDYTPQWSDKVDEKLGDNDSEHSYWPLVQQGIVLAYNADKLSPEEAPQDWTDLGTKEKFHGRYQTESGLGGATTALVVAGILSRFRDDSGELGVSDKGWKQIESFFANGSPSVPDTDLYARMKDGEVDMGQMWSSGIPAFEQEYKITTGIVKPKVGVPYAVEQIGIVNGSDRTEQAQKFIDWFGSAQTQIAWSAQFNSMPANKDAIAQADPAIVNFHNELTQQDIDWDFVRENINSWIEKIELEYL